The genomic DNA AAACATCATACCCAAGTTGTTGGCGGTGTTTCCAATCGGCATTGTTCAGGTCGTCCTAAAAAACGTTTACCAGCTTTGGTCTTAGTGAAGCGAGGCCAAAGCATGCCAACACTCGAAACATCATACCCAAGTTGTTTGTGACGTTTCCGGTCGGCATTGTTCAGGTCGCCCTGCGGTAAGACCTTCACAGGAAGTTGTTTATTGGCAGGGGCAAGCCAAGACAATTCAACCCTAAAAACATTCCCCTGCTTTGGTCTTAGTGAAGCGAGACCAAAGCACGCCAACACTCGAAACTATTTTAATTACGAACCGACCAGAGGGAGCTCTGCTTTAGCTAATGGGCGCAAAGTGAATCCTGCTGGCGCACGTCGTCCCCGCGTGTGCTTTGAAATAAGTTTATCGTTAACGCATTGATTTACAATATTTTGAATACATTTTTTCTTGCAAAAGGCGGGCTTTTTCACTATATTTGTTCATACTTTCACAGTGAAAGTATGAACAAGAGGTATTAGATTGGAGTCTTCCCTCAAGGGCTTTTAGCAAACTAAAAAATCTACTAGAATGCAATTTACTGAATTAAACGCAGAGGCACAAAGCATTACCATTCCCGAATCAATTGTAAACGTATTTGCCCAAAGTGTACGTGCCAACTTAGAAGCGCTGATGCTTGACGCAGATATGCCTTTAACACTGTTCGAAAACCAAGAGTACGAACAAGTAAAAACTTACTTACAGGCAAGTATTCTTCAAATGCAGTATTTGCTCAACAATGTAGAGCTGTTAGATACGCTACAAAAGAAATAAGCTTCACAAACAAAAAGCCCTGATATACTTCAGAGCTTTTTGTTTGTATAAAAAAACATACAGTTTTTTCACCTTTCCTTAAAAACTCATTTTTACCTGTGGCAATGCCTTCTGAATCCGGTCTTTTTCTGATATAGGCAGAGGGTTACCATATAAGTAAAGTTCCTTGAGTTGCACAAGGTCGCCAATGTTGACAGGCAGTGAGTGCAGTTGGTTGCGACGCAAATCCAACGAACGTAAATTAGTCAAGTACCCTATTTCATTGGGCAACATCAACAGCTTATTTTCGCGTAGGTCAAGCGTGTCTAGTTCTTCCAGGTTGCCCAATTCAGCAGGCACCTGCTTTAGTTGGTTGCCCCCCAAATGTAATTTGCGTAAGTTTTCAAGTTTACCAATTTCTTTAGGCAGGCGAGTCAATTGCCCTTGAGTAAGCCAAAGTTCTTCAAGTTGGCGCAAACGCCCTATTTCTTTAGGTAGTTGGGTCAGCGGATTTTTATTGAGGTTCAATTGTTTCAGGTGCTTCAAACTGCCTATTTCGCGAGGCAGTGTATGCAGTTGATTGCTGTTGAGGTTGAGCAACAACAAGTTTTTGAGGTAAGCTATTTCCGCTGGTAAGCGCTTTAGGTAGACACGGCTAATCCATAATTCACTAATATTTGCTACTACCTGCACAAAACCATAGGTAAGGCAAAGCAATATTTTTTCTTGTTTATTAATCAGGTATTTCTCCAACACCTGCGGAACTCTCTCTCCCGCTCCCTTTAGCAACTGAAAAGCCAGTTCTACTTGACTACTTTGACCGCTTTCCAACAGTTGTTTTATTTTACTAATAAAGTCAGGGCTAGTGGTAATGTAATTGTTGTTTGTTAACATACCCGAATTAATTTTGGTTATATATCAGTTTTTGTCATAGTGTTATGTTACAGTACGTAAAGTATGAAATTATATTCGGGTATTTCTCTTTATTTTTATTTATCTGGCGGTTGTGCTCTTGATACAATTCAGGGTTGCCCTGGCTTATCTAAATCTCCACCAACTCATTTTTGAGCGCAAAAACCACTAATCCGGCAGTATTTTTTGCCCCTGTTTTTTCCAGTAGATTTTTTCGGTGCCCTTCTACTGTGCGATTACTGATAAACAGTTTTTCTGCCATTTCGGGGGTAGTAAGTTCCTTGCAGATCAACTCTAACACTTCTTGTTCACGTTTGGTCAACTCTATGCTGTTTTCAAACTGAGGCTTACCTTTAGCCCTTTTTTTCTGGTTAAGCCCCTTGAGCATTACTGTAGATATGTGGTTGTTGAAATAAAAATCTTTTGCCATAACTGTTCCTATGGCATGCACTAACTCGTCAGGATCGGTATTTTTGAGTAGGTAACCATTGGCGCCTAGTTCGAGACAATGAATGATAAACTTCTCTTCGTCGTACATAGATAAAACAAGCACCTTTACTTCAGGGTATTTGGCTTTAATTATTTTGGTAGCCTCCATTCCGTCCATTACGGGCATTTTCAAGTCCATCAATATCACATCAGGTGGTTGTGCGTCTACTTTGTCTATCAGTTCTTTGCCATTATCGGCACCATAAACAACCTCGATATTGTCATCAAGCTCTAGAATAGTGACCAAGCCTTTGCGAAAAAGCACGTGATCGTCAGCAATTGCTACTTTAACTGGCATAATTTATAATGTTTGTAGGTTTCTCAAGACAAGCCCCGACTTTGACGGTTGATGCAAAATGTAGGTAGTATATCAAAAGGCAAAGGGCTCCAGATAAATCATCCGGTAGAGGTAAAAGGATGAAGTTATTATACGCAAATATAGAATAGCAAGGTAATAATTTTTAAGCAGTATTACTCAATATATTTACTTGAGTTCCACCTTCGGGAGGGCTTGTATAGTTGAGGCTTGCACCTAATACCTGGGCACGGCTTTCGAGGTTTTTTAAGCCCAACCCCTTGGTGCTTTCCTTACTTTGCATCAAAGCATTGGCGTCAAAACCCACTCCATTATCTTTAAATATAATCTTTAGGCTTTTCGGAGTATAATGGATAAACAAGTTGACTTGGGTTGCCTGGGCGTGTTTAAGGGTATTATTGAAGAGTTCCTGGATAATCCTGAACAAGGCAAGTTCCTGGGGCTGGGACAGGCGTTCTTCGGTTACCTGATGCTCAAAATTTACCAATACGGCATCTGCCTGATTAATCCGGTCACAAAGCTCTTTGGCAGCTTCTACCAACCCAAAGCGATCCAACGTAGCGGGGAGTAAGTCTTTAGAAATGGTACGTACACTGGTTATAGTAGTTGCAATCAAATCTTTGGTTTTACCTACCATTTTGCCTGCCTTTGACTCTCTTTCTACAAACTTCTCTATTTGTTTGGCAAATAAATTAATTGTAGACAGGTTGGCGCCTACCTCATCGTGCAAATCCTTGGCTATTCTGCGGCGTTCGTTTTCCTGGGTTTGCAAACTAGCCTCTAACAAGGCTTTTTGTTGTTCTATTTTTATTTGTTGTAGCTGTTCTTGTTGGGCAAGCAAACGGCGTTGATACACCAAAAAAAACACGATTACTGCCATTGCCAGCAGTAGCATACCTACTGTGCCGATAAGTAGCATTGTGCCTACTCCGAGTTCTCCCGACTGAGCCATAAACCTATTGTGTAAAATATATTATGAATGATATTCAAGAACGAATGTATATTCCACATCAATAATAATAAACCTTTGTCAGAAACAATATAATTGCTGAAAATAAATAAAAACAGGCTGCCTGAAAAGTAAATTAAAATGCCGGTATTGACCCAAAACATGGGTGCCTTTTCTAAATACCTTACTTTTAGTTCCCTCAACATTTTGTAAAAATAAGACAGCGCAAATATGATAAGCAAAAGGTTGCTAATGGGGCGGGAGTAAGTGTTGAAAGTATAAATAGATTGGATAAATAAGCTATTGATAATAGAAAATATAGTGAAGGCGATAATAATCACAGGAATCACATAGCGCGCATAAGTTTTATGCAGGTACAATTGGTACATCCAGGCAAGTAGCGCAAACTCTATGACTACATACACATGCAAAGCTGGCAAATTGGGTAGTTTATAAATTGCCAGGGTGCGGGCTACTATTTCAACCAAGACCCCTACCCATAATAAAATACTCAAAATTTTTAAGGGAAGCGTCTGTTTTTTAAAGAGGATGATTGCCAGTATTGCTGGTAGTAGAATAGAAGCTACTGATACATTAGCCAGTACAAACGACCAATTAATTGTAAGAAGTAATGAATACATAGTTTTTAAGTTGTTTTTAAAAATAGGAAGTCATCTCGACTTTTTTGATGAAAATGGTTGCTTTTGTTCGATAACGATGATTTTTTTTTGAAGCATAGCAGTACTATGGTAATAAAAAATATCGAAGCTAGTAGACAAAATGAGCCATTTGTAATTCATTATTAAAAGTTGAGACGACTTCTATAAGCGAACTATCAAAAGTTCACTTATATCATTTTTTTACAAACGACTGCCACCGCCACCGCCGCCACCACAAAAAGGTGGGCAAGGAGCCGCAAACTCTAGCGTTACTACCCCTCCTGTACCACTTTCTGTGGTTTCAAATTTTACTTGAGGAGGTATGTTTAGTGCAGTGCCAATCATAGGGTCTAATTTAGTCTTTTCGTCTTTTTCACTAAATACTACCCGCAAAATAGGACGGTATGCAAAAGGGTGTCCGTATCCAGGGTTAGGGTCGCCTGCCCCCATAAAGAAGAACAGGTTGCTGACCTCAAGTCCTGGGTTAGATT from Microscilla marina ATCC 23134 includes the following:
- a CDS encoding leucine-rich repeat domain-containing protein, whose protein sequence is MLTNNNYITTSPDFISKIKQLLESGQSSQVELAFQLLKGAGERVPQVLEKYLINKQEKILLCLTYGFVQVVANISELWISRVYLKRLPAEIAYLKNLLLLNLNSNQLHTLPREIGSLKHLKQLNLNKNPLTQLPKEIGRLRQLEELWLTQGQLTRLPKEIGKLENLRKLHLGGNQLKQVPAELGNLEELDTLDLRENKLLMLPNEIGYLTNLRSLDLRRNQLHSLPVNIGDLVQLKELYLYGNPLPISEKDRIQKALPQVKMSF
- a CDS encoding response regulator transcription factor, which gives rise to MPVKVAIADDHVLFRKGLVTILELDDNIEVVYGADNGKELIDKVDAQPPDVILMDLKMPVMDGMEATKIIKAKYPEVKVLVLSMYDEEKFIIHCLELGANGYLLKNTDPDELVHAIGTVMAKDFYFNNHISTVMLKGLNQKKRAKGKPQFENSIELTKREQEVLELICKELTTPEMAEKLFISNRTVEGHRKNLLEKTGAKNTAGLVVFALKNELVEI
- a CDS encoding sensor histidine kinase: MAQSGELGVGTMLLIGTVGMLLLAMAVIVFFLVYQRRLLAQQEQLQQIKIEQQKALLEASLQTQENERRRIAKDLHDEVGANLSTINLFAKQIEKFVERESKAGKMVGKTKDLIATTITSVRTISKDLLPATLDRFGLVEAAKELCDRINQADAVLVNFEHQVTEERLSQPQELALFRIIQELFNNTLKHAQATQVNLFIHYTPKSLKIIFKDNGVGFDANALMQSKESTKGLGLKNLESRAQVLGASLNYTSPPEGGTQVNILSNTA